CGGCCGCGCTGGTGGCCGCACGGGTGCGGGCCGCAAGAGCGTCCGGACCAAGGAGAGGAGGGGTGGACATCGCTCCATCTTGCCGGATGGGACCAGGTGCCGCCCGCCCTTCAAGGCGTGACGCCGTTATCAATCCCCCGCTTTCGTTCGACTGTTTCCATTCGTCGTGGTGTCCTGGTACGGCATGCCGTCGAGGTAGACCCGCGTGTCAGTGCCCTTGAGGTACTCGGGAAGGTCGGACGGTCCAGCTCAGGGCCCGCGAGTACGGCGTAGACCAGGAGGGCAACCAGCGGGTTGGTTTCAAGTCCTCCGAGCTGGCGGTACCTGCATAAGCCGTCGATGGTGAATCCCTGAACCACCGGTGGCGGCAAGTGCCGGTCCTGCTCAGTCTCTTGACGGACGGCTCGAGAGTCTGTCCGAAGAAGTTCTTGTGCCCTGGAGGGAGGCGCCTGCGCTGAGGGAGCGTCCTGGCCAGGGAGGCACCCTGTGCGCGAACAGGTAGCCAACTGGTATGACAAGCAGACCAGTTCGGGAGTTGCTCGAAGATGGCCCGGCGCTCGGTGGCGCCCGGGCGGGAGAACTCGAGCACGAGCGCGGCGCGGCGTCGGACTGCGGGATCCAGTGCACCAATCCGGTTGGTGATCATCACGCCCCCAAGCCGATGCTCCTCTCGCTGCAGGAGGTCGAGCTGCTTGATGAGCACGTTGAGACCGGCCCGATCCTCATGGTGCGCCTGGAGTTCCGCGCGACTGAGCGCGAGATCGTCGGCCTCGGTAATGACGAGGAGCCCGTAGTCCTTGCGAACCTTCGCCTTCGCCTGAGAGAAGGCGTCGGTGATACGAGCCGAGAGCTCGCCCACCATGCCAGTCCCACGGATGTCGGACGGCGTCTCAAGCACCACCACCTTCGCTCCCAGCTCTTTCGCTAAGGGCGTGGCGACTGAGGTGCACCGATTCCGACAGATTCAACGGAGCCATTACCAATCCCCCACACGATTGCGAATGACGCCGTACCCGTCGCACGAATAGGCGCGGTCCCGCGTCTTCTCTCCCTTCAGGTATGCGGCGGAAGAGGTCCAATTCCGCGCCTTGATCTCCGCCTCGATCTCGTCCGGCAACGGACGCTTGAACGACACGACAACCGAGGCCTCGGTGCCATCCGGGAACGCATAGAGCTGCACTCCCCCCGACCGGCCCGCCTCCTGGAGCGAGCCTCCCCGCTGCCTCTCAGTGACCTTCCTCCAGGATCTCGGGGCCCGCGTAGGCGCTCGCGGCGTAGACATGCTTGCGCGCCAGCAATGCCGTGTCGACGAGCCTCCTGGCGACCGAGCCATCCGTCGAGACCGCGAGACGCGAGGGAGTACCCCGGCCAGCAAGAGGCCCAGGGCTCGATCGCCGCGCCGCACTACCGCGGCTTGTCCGAGGTGGGGCGACGGGTGCGCGCGAGCACGGGCCAGTAGCACGCACCCTTCCACTCATAGGTTCGGTTCTCGCAGGGAGGATCGGAGTTGGCCAGGCCCCAGCAACCGCCGTTGATCTCGACTTCGCCGCGACGTCGA
The DNA window shown above is from Hyalangium gracile and carries:
- a CDS encoding AAA family ATPase; protein product: MVVLETPSDIRGTGMVGELSARITDAFSQAKAKVRKDYGLLVITEADDLALSRAELQAHHEDRAGLNVLIKQLDLLQREEHRLGGVMITNRIGALDPAVRRRAALVLEFSRPGATERRAIFEQLPNWSACHTSWLPVRAQGASLARTLPQRRRLPPGHKNFFGQTLEPSVKRLSRTGTCRHRWFRDSPSTAYAGTASSEDLKPTRWLPSWSTPYSRALSWTVRPSRVPQGH
- a CDS encoding HORMA-1 domain-containing protein, giving the protein MARSPGGSSTRHCWRASMSTPRAPTRAPRSWRKVTERQRGGSLQEAGRSGGVQLYAFPDGTEASVVVSFKRPLPDEIEAEIKARNWTSSAAYLKGEKTRDRAYSCDGYGVIRNRVGDW